Proteins from a genomic interval of Clostridium scatologenes:
- a CDS encoding ABC transporter ATP-binding protein, with protein sequence MLNVSVNDLSFSYDKDPILGDINMNVKAGAFVCLLGQSGCGKSTLLRLLAGLEKPNSGEILVDNEPVTKASLQRGVVFQDYGLFPWMSVGENITIALKQKFKNMNSEERKAEAVKRMKDVELAESNFDKFPKELSGGMKQRCAIARAFAIDPPILLMDEPFGALDAVTRAKLQDLILDLWKKETVSRKTIFFVTHDVDEALLLATDIFVLGQSPSKIIYKYSFNNEKNLNRETIYDDPQAMQLRNDLIKVIHNEIQIKTNNKI encoded by the coding sequence ATGCTTAATGTATCTGTAAACGATTTGAGCTTTTCTTACGATAAAGACCCAATATTAGGCGATATCAATATGAATGTTAAAGCTGGAGCATTTGTCTGCTTACTCGGCCAATCTGGCTGCGGAAAAAGCACACTTCTCCGTTTGCTTGCAGGTTTGGAAAAGCCAAATTCCGGAGAAATTCTTGTGGACAATGAACCAGTTACAAAAGCAAGTCTACAGAGAGGTGTAGTTTTTCAAGACTATGGCCTTTTTCCATGGATGAGTGTAGGGGAAAATATTACAATAGCACTTAAACAAAAATTTAAGAATATGAATTCAGAGGAACGAAAGGCTGAAGCAGTTAAAAGAATGAAAGATGTTGAGCTAGCTGAGTCAAATTTTGACAAGTTTCCTAAGGAACTTTCAGGCGGCATGAAGCAACGATGTGCAATAGCTCGAGCTTTTGCTATAGATCCTCCAATTCTTTTGATGGACGAGCCTTTTGGAGCTTTGGATGCAGTAACAAGAGCCAAACTACAAGATCTAATTTTAGATTTGTGGAAAAAAGAAACTGTAAGTCGTAAAACAATTTTCTTTGTTACTCATGATGTGGATGAAGCATTACTTTTAGCAACTGATATCTTTGTGTTAGGTCAATCACCAAGCAAAATCATCTACAAATATTCATTTAATAATGAAAAAAATCTGAATAGAGAGACAATATATGATGATCCTCAGGCTATGCAGTTACGTAATGATTTGATAAAAGTCATCCATAATGAGATTCAAATAAAAACAAATAATAAAATATGA
- a CDS encoding ATP-binding cassette domain-containing protein, which translates to MKINIKNVSMTYKTGKKALSNINLEVKSPNFIGLLGPNGAGKSTFMKLLVSKIIPTAGEITVDGKPIQEHEKELRKQLGYLPQSFGLYDELTVYEFLDYMCALKEIKKNVKGIIRQAIEQTNLKEKRNFKIKTLSGGQRQRVGIAQVLLGNPELIILDEPTVGLDPEERIKFRNIFSQTANDKIVLLSTHIIDDIQAICNRIIIINNGMILFDGTSPNLIKAVHGHVGFIEEKNNEALEKRIGDKYKITSKLFTGNGISCRVIGKEIEGSIPLIEPTLEDAYTYVIHNGGVH; encoded by the coding sequence ATGAAAATCAATATCAAAAACGTGAGCATGACATACAAAACAGGAAAAAAGGCGCTAAGTAACATAAACTTAGAAGTTAAAAGCCCGAATTTTATAGGACTTTTAGGTCCAAATGGTGCTGGAAAAAGTACCTTTATGAAACTATTGGTATCGAAGATAATACCAACAGCTGGCGAGATAACTGTTGATGGCAAACCAATACAAGAACACGAAAAAGAACTCAGAAAGCAGTTAGGCTATTTGCCTCAAAGCTTTGGTTTATATGACGAATTAACAGTTTATGAGTTTTTAGATTACATGTGTGCATTAAAAGAAATTAAAAAAAATGTGAAAGGTATTATCAGACAAGCTATTGAACAGACCAATTTGAAAGAAAAAAGAAACTTTAAAATTAAAACTCTTTCAGGTGGTCAGAGACAGCGTGTTGGTATAGCACAAGTATTACTTGGAAATCCCGAACTTATAATTTTAGATGAACCTACAGTTGGACTTGACCCAGAAGAGAGAATTAAATTCAGAAATATATTTTCACAAACTGCAAATGACAAAATAGTGTTACTTTCCACTCACATCATCGATGATATACAAGCCATTTGCAATAGAATTATAATCATTAATAACGGCATGATTTTGTTTGATGGAACTTCACCAAATTTAATAAAAGCTGTGCACGGACATGTTGGTTTTATTGAGGAAAAAAATAACGAAGCTTTAGAAAAAAGAATTGGAGATAAGTATAAAATTACATCTAAATTGTTTACAGGTAATGGTATCTCTTGTCGTGTTATTGGTAAAGAAATAGAAGGCTCTATTCCACTTATCGAGCCTACTCTTGAAGATGCGTACACATATGTCATACACAATGGAGGTGTTCATTAA
- a CDS encoding MurR/RpiR family transcriptional regulator, producing MQDNLFTTIRSRYNTLSKIQKNIADYILSNKNEAVRLTISDLAQKCSVSEPTVIRFINKLDYNSYQTFRIDMAGELSKENTTATSSSIINIADGYQNIEASDSIETVKQKVVSSAACAINDLNNIINIEDLNTAVNLILNCDSILFYGSGGSSVIAMDAYHKFMRIGKRVSFDINSHFSLIKTSHLKADDVVVLISHTGESREVLECAENAKKAGCKIIGITSYLNSSLAKISDVALFSSTYDLKYYTDAMVSRLIQLVILDMIFISVSLKMGDESKLMIEKSRDAISVAKKSIMK from the coding sequence ATGCAGGACAATCTGTTTACTACTATACGTTCACGCTATAATACTTTATCCAAAATACAAAAAAATATAGCTGACTATATTTTAAGTAATAAAAATGAAGCTGTTAGATTAACTATTAGTGATTTAGCTCAAAAATGTTCCGTTAGTGAACCTACTGTAATACGTTTTATAAATAAGCTTGATTACAATTCATATCAAACATTTCGTATAGATATGGCTGGAGAATTATCTAAAGAAAACACTACTGCAACATCATCAAGCATCATTAATATAGCTGATGGATATCAAAATATTGAGGCTTCCGATAGCATTGAAACAGTAAAGCAAAAAGTAGTATCTTCTGCTGCTTGTGCAATAAACGATTTAAATAACATTATAAATATTGAAGATTTGAACACTGCTGTAAACCTTATCTTAAATTGCGACAGTATATTATTTTACGGTTCAGGTGGTTCCAGTGTAATTGCAATGGATGCATATCATAAATTTATGAGAATTGGTAAAAGAGTATCCTTTGATATAAATTCCCATTTTTCATTGATAAAAACTTCTCACCTTAAAGCAGATGATGTGGTAGTTCTCATTTCACATACTGGAGAAAGCCGTGAAGTTTTGGAATGTGCTGAAAATGCTAAAAAGGCAGGCTGTAAAATCATTGGTATAACAAGTTATTTAAATTCTTCTCTTGCAAAAATATCAGATGTAGCCTTATTCAGCTCAACCTATGATTTAAAATATTATACAGATGCCATGGTTTCACGACTTATACAACTTGTCATTTTAGATATGATTTTCATTTCAGTAAGCTTAAAGATGGGTGATGAAAGTAAGCTAATGATTGAAAAGTCAAGAGATGCTATTTCCGTTGCTAAAAAAAGCATTATGAAATAG
- the garR gene encoding 2-hydroxy-3-oxopropionate reductase encodes MKKNIGFIGLGIMGRPMTLNLLKAGYKVTVYDINKEAIEKLVAEGAKGAASPKEVGENSDVIITMVPNSKHVREAVLSENGVAKGAKAGSVVIDMSSITPVASKEIAKELSEFGIEMLDAPVSGGEPGAVAATLSIMVGGKEEVFESVKDVLQAMGRDIVLVGANGCGVTAKLANQVIVNLNIAAMSEALVLAAKAGIDVEKMYQAIRGGLAGSVVLDAKVPLILDRNFVPGGKISINLKDITNVMETAHSIDVPLPLCSQLLEIMHALKADGKENDDHGGIVQYYEKIAKVEVRREQ; translated from the coding sequence ATGAAAAAAAATATTGGTTTCATAGGATTAGGTATAATGGGAAGACCTATGACATTAAATCTTTTAAAAGCTGGTTACAAGGTGACTGTATATGACATAAACAAGGAAGCAATAGAAAAATTAGTGGCTGAAGGTGCTAAAGGAGCTGCATCACCAAAGGAAGTTGGAGAAAATAGCGATGTAATTATTACTATGGTGCCAAATTCTAAGCATGTAAGAGAAGCAGTTTTGAGTGAAAATGGAGTTGCTAAGGGTGCAAAAGCTGGTTCAGTTGTAATCGATATGAGTTCTATTACTCCAGTTGCTTCAAAAGAAATTGCAAAAGAGCTTTCTGAATTTGGTATTGAAATGTTAGATGCACCTGTAAGTGGTGGAGAACCAGGAGCTGTAGCTGCTACATTATCCATAATGGTAGGTGGTAAGGAAGAAGTCTTTGAAAGCGTTAAAGATGTACTTCAAGCTATGGGAAGAGATATTGTTTTAGTTGGAGCAAATGGCTGCGGAGTTACTGCAAAATTAGCAAATCAAGTTATTGTTAATTTAAATATTGCAGCAATGTCAGAAGCGCTAGTGCTTGCAGCAAAAGCTGGAATCGATGTTGAAAAGATGTACCAAGCAATTAGAGGCGGACTTGCAGGAAGTGTTGTACTTGATGCAAAGGTTCCTTTAATACTTGATAGAAACTTTGTACCAGGTGGAAAAATTTCAATAAATCTTAAAGATATAACTAATGTTATGGAAACAGCTCATAGCATTGATGTTCCACTACCATTATGCAGCCAATTATTAGAAATAATGCATGCATTAAAAGCAGATGGAAAAGAAAATGACGATCACGGTGGTATAGTACAATATTATGAAAAAATTGCAAAGGTTGAAGTTAGAAGGGAGCAATAA
- a CDS encoding four-carbon acid sugar kinase family protein, with the protein MSKVLAKEVFDKIPAVDVKVVDELLTKELAELDKKIVVLDDDPTGVQTVHDVSVYTDWSLDSIENGFKEESSMFFILTNSRGFTAAETEKAHKEMSLNITEVAKKLNKDFIVISRSDSTLRGHYPLETEILKQTIEANSQVKFDGEVLMPFFKEGGRFTVNNIHYVQYDEYLVPAGETEFAKDRTFGYTKSQLGEYIEEKTKGAFKAENTTYISLESIRNLEIEKIKEQLLKVENFNKVVVNAVDYVDVKIFAIALVKAIKSGKNFMYRSAAALTKVIGGVSDKNLLTRDELIKEGSKNGGLIIVGSHVKKTTEQLEELKKCDFIEFIEFNCHLVLDSEKFEAEVQGIIEKTEKLIAEGKTVAVYTSRKRLDLGEDKKEEELKLSVKISDAVTSIVGKLKVRPNYIVAKGGITSSDVGTKGLKVKRATVAGQIKPGIPVWRTGDESKFPGVAYVIFPGNVGTKTTLREAVEILNQ; encoded by the coding sequence ATGAGCAAAGTGCTAGCTAAAGAAGTTTTTGATAAAATACCAGCAGTAGATGTAAAAGTTGTAGATGAATTATTAACTAAGGAATTAGCTGAACTTGATAAAAAAATAGTAGTACTTGATGATGATCCTACTGGTGTACAAACAGTCCATGATGTTTCAGTTTACACTGATTGGTCATTAGATAGTATTGAAAATGGATTTAAAGAAGAAAGTTCTATGTTTTTTATTCTAACAAATTCAAGAGGCTTTACTGCAGCAGAAACGGAAAAAGCTCATAAGGAAATGTCTTTAAATATTACAGAAGTAGCTAAAAAGCTTAATAAAGATTTTATAGTAATTAGTAGATCAGATTCAACTCTTAGAGGACACTATCCTCTTGAAACAGAGATTTTAAAACAAACTATAGAAGCAAATTCACAGGTTAAATTTGATGGGGAAGTACTGATGCCATTCTTCAAAGAAGGTGGAAGATTCACTGTTAACAATATTCACTATGTTCAATATGATGAATATTTAGTACCAGCTGGAGAAACTGAATTTGCAAAGGATAGAACTTTTGGATATACAAAATCTCAATTAGGCGAATACATTGAAGAAAAAACAAAGGGAGCTTTTAAGGCTGAAAACACTACTTATATATCACTTGAAAGCATTAGAAATTTGGAAATAGAAAAAATTAAAGAACAATTATTAAAGGTTGAAAACTTCAATAAAGTTGTAGTTAATGCTGTAGACTATGTTGATGTGAAGATATTTGCTATTGCATTAGTAAAAGCAATAAAATCAGGTAAAAATTTTATGTATAGAAGTGCAGCTGCTTTGACTAAGGTAATAGGGGGAGTAAGTGATAAAAATTTACTAACTAGAGATGAACTTATTAAAGAAGGCTCTAAAAATGGAGGTTTAATAATAGTTGGTTCTCATGTTAAAAAGACTACTGAGCAATTAGAAGAATTAAAGAAATGTGATTTTATAGAGTTTATTGAATTTAATTGCCATCTTGTTTTAGATTCTGAAAAATTTGAAGCAGAGGTTCAAGGAATTATTGAAAAAACTGAAAAGCTTATAGCAGAAGGTAAAACGGTAGCAGTTTATACTTCAAGAAAAAGATTAGATCTTGGAGAAGATAAAAAGGAAGAAGAATTAAAGCTTTCTGTTAAGATTTCAGATGCAGTAACAAGCATTGTTGGAAAATTGAAGGTAAGACCTAATTACATTGTTGCTAAAGGTGGAATAACATCAAGTGATGTAGGAACAAAGGGACTTAAAGTAAAAAGAGCAACTGTAGCTGGTCAAATAAAACCAGGAATACCTGTATGGAGAACAGGTGATGAAAGTAAATTCCCAGGTGTAGCATATGTTATATTCCCAGGAAATGTGGGAACTAAAACAACTTTAAGAGAAGCAGTTGAAATTTTGAATCAATAG
- a CDS encoding class II fructose-bisphosphate aldolase, whose amino-acid sequence MLVNMKEILLDAKLNNYAVGSFNVYSYETIKGVIEAGKQNNNPAIIAFGEKYIKNMDFESVYALVNNLSKDTKVPFALHLDHCSNLENVYKAIRAGFTSVMYDGSSLKFEENVENTSKVVEVAHSCNVSVEAELGSLAAGVDSNEGNLEDKEIYTSPAQAEEFANSTKIDALAVSIGTVHGMYKGVPDIRVDILKKIKEKVHIPLVLHGGSGTPQNVLKDCIENGICKINVNTEISVYTIEKIREMLNDNKKHHLSEVSLKETEFVKEVVTKYMKIFK is encoded by the coding sequence ATGCTAGTTAACATGAAAGAAATTCTCCTTGATGCAAAGTTAAATAATTATGCAGTTGGTTCGTTTAATGTATATAGTTATGAAACAATAAAAGGTGTTATAGAAGCTGGTAAACAGAACAATAATCCTGCAATAATTGCATTTGGAGAAAAATACATTAAAAATATGGATTTTGAATCAGTATACGCTTTGGTAAATAACTTATCAAAGGATACTAAAGTTCCTTTTGCTTTACACTTAGACCACTGCAGCAATTTGGAAAATGTGTACAAGGCTATAAGGGCAGGATTTACTTCGGTAATGTATGATGGATCTTCCTTGAAGTTTGAAGAAAATGTTGAAAATACTTCAAAGGTTGTTGAAGTTGCACACTCATGTAATGTATCTGTGGAGGCTGAATTAGGTTCTTTGGCAGCAGGAGTAGATTCTAATGAAGGAAATTTAGAGGATAAAGAAATTTATACAAGTCCAGCACAGGCAGAGGAATTTGCTAATAGTACAAAAATAGATGCTTTAGCGGTATCAATAGGTACAGTACATGGTATGTATAAAGGTGTGCCTGATATAAGAGTGGATATACTAAAGAAAATAAAGGAAAAAGTTCATATACCACTTGTTTTACATGGCGGATCAGGAACTCCACAAAATGTATTGAAGGACTGTATTGAAAATGGGATATGCAAAATAAATGTTAATACAGAAATATCAGTATATACTATAGAAAAAATAAGAGAAATGTTAAATGATAATAAGAAGCATCATTTATCAGAGGTATCATTAAAAGAAACAGAATTTGTTAAAGAAGTAGTTACTAAATATATGAAGATATTTAAATAA
- a CDS encoding GntP family permease, with translation MSNVTIMILILFISIALIVFLIMKTKLSAFLALTIAGLFLGIAAGMPLDKVAVSFQNGMGSTLGFLATVLGLGTILGKMLEISGGAQRLARTLLDTFGEKRAHWAMLFVAFICGIPVFFQVGFVLLLPVIFSIALQTRMSLVKIGIPVVAGLITVHAMVPPHPAALAIVSTLKADVGTAIMLSLIIGLPAAICAGPIYGNLISKYVKVNPPENLFQDELIPEEKLPKFGITLFTILLPMIIMVVKTIVELAAPKGAPYIRLVEFVGNPITALLISVVFSYFTLGFSRGMKKEEILKITDGCFGPVAGILLVIGAGGAFNQVLQDSGIGKVLGSVLTNLHMSPILLAWIVAIIMRFAVGSTTVAMMTSAGIILPLLSSYPDVNRALICAAIGAGGIGLSHVNDSGFWIVKEYFGMSVGDTFKSWTAATTVASVVAIAITMIVGTFI, from the coding sequence ATGAGTAATGTAACAATTATGATTCTCATTCTATTTATTTCTATTGCTTTGATTGTGTTTCTTATTATGAAAACAAAGCTAAGTGCATTTTTGGCATTAACTATAGCTGGATTATTCCTTGGTATTGCAGCAGGTATGCCTCTTGATAAAGTTGCTGTTTCATTTCAAAATGGTATGGGAAGCACCTTAGGATTTCTTGCAACTGTTCTTGGACTTGGAACAATCCTTGGTAAGATGCTTGAGATTTCTGGTGGTGCACAGCGTCTTGCAAGAACCTTACTTGATACATTTGGTGAGAAAAGAGCACATTGGGCGATGTTATTTGTAGCATTTATATGCGGAATACCTGTATTTTTTCAAGTTGGTTTTGTTTTATTACTTCCGGTAATATTCAGTATTGCTCTTCAAACAAGAATGTCACTAGTAAAAATAGGAATTCCTGTTGTAGCAGGATTAATAACAGTACATGCAATGGTACCACCACATCCTGCTGCTCTAGCTATTGTTTCTACTCTCAAGGCTGATGTTGGAACTGCTATTATGTTAAGCTTAATTATAGGATTACCAGCTGCAATTTGTGCAGGACCTATTTATGGTAATTTGATTTCAAAATATGTCAAAGTTAATCCTCCAGAGAATCTTTTCCAAGATGAACTTATACCAGAAGAAAAACTTCCTAAATTCGGAATAACATTATTTACAATATTATTACCTATGATAATCATGGTAGTAAAAACTATTGTTGAATTAGCAGCACCTAAGGGAGCACCATATATTCGTCTTGTAGAATTTGTTGGTAATCCAATAACAGCACTTTTAATTTCTGTAGTTTTCTCATATTTTACTCTTGGATTTTCAAGAGGTATGAAAAAGGAAGAAATATTGAAGATTACTGATGGTTGCTTTGGACCAGTAGCAGGTATACTTCTAGTTATAGGTGCAGGCGGAGCTTTTAATCAAGTTCTTCAGGATAGTGGAATAGGAAAGGTACTTGGAAGTGTTCTTACAAACTTGCACATGAGTCCCATATTGTTAGCATGGATAGTTGCTATTATAATGAGATTTGCTGTTGGTTCTACTACTGTTGCAATGATGACTTCAGCAGGCATAATTCTACCACTTTTATCTAGTTATCCAGATGTGAATCGTGCATTAATATGTGCAGCTATTGGTGCAGGGGGAATTGGTTTATCACATGTAAATGACTCTGGATTTTGGATAGTAAAAGAATATTTCGGAATGTCAGTAGGAGATACCTTTAAATCATGGACAGCGGCTACAACTGTTGCATCTGTTGTTGCCATTGCTATAACTATGATTGTGGGAACATTTATTTAA
- a CDS encoding Cof-type HAD-IIB family hydrolase yields the protein MIKYNWCVCDMDGTLLDSKDVISKENEQALKKIQNMGVEVVIASGRVDLLMKSFIKQLDLKGYIICCNGGLIKNIKTGEVIYSKVMNKADVKKIITYSIMNNVEFFIYTIDTVYSSKNNPRVKKYEILNKLSSEDLRIPIKYVNHEIIENLDEIDAFKILLVCKDSEQVKLTESDFSEIHDITMVSSLKGLLDIMASNTSKGNGLKILSEKLDLDLSKVIAFGDNYNDIEMFRQVGMPIAMGNAVDKVKSEAKYVTKSNDESGIAYAINKFILEK from the coding sequence ATGATTAAATATAATTGGTGTGTATGTGATATGGATGGAACGTTGCTTGATTCAAAGGATGTTATATCAAAAGAAAATGAACAAGCATTAAAGAAAATTCAAAACATGGGTGTGGAAGTAGTTATTGCTTCAGGAAGAGTTGATCTTTTAATGAAATCTTTTATAAAACAGTTAGATTTAAAAGGTTACATTATATGTTGTAATGGTGGGTTAATTAAAAATATAAAAACAGGAGAAGTTATCTATTCGAAAGTGATGAATAAAGCAGATGTAAAGAAAATTATAACTTACTCTATAATGAATAATGTTGAATTTTTTATATATACTATTGATACCGTATATTCTAGTAAAAATAATCCTAGAGTTAAAAAATATGAAATTTTAAATAAGTTATCTTCAGAGGATTTAAGAATACCAATAAAGTATGTAAATCATGAAATCATAGAAAATTTAGATGAAATTGATGCTTTTAAAATTTTGCTGGTTTGTAAAGATAGTGAGCAGGTTAAGCTAACAGAAAGTGATTTTTCAGAAATTCATGATATTACAATGGTAAGTTCACTAAAGGGACTTTTAGATATTATGGCATCAAATACTTCAAAAGGGAATGGACTTAAAATTTTATCTGAAAAGTTAGATTTAGATTTAAGTAAAGTTATTGCTTTTGGAGATAATTATAATGATATTGAGATGTTTAGACAAGTAGGAATGCCTATAGCTATGGGAAATGCAGTTGATAAGGTTAAATCAGAAGCTAAATATGTAACTAAATCAAATGATGAGTCTGGTATAGCTTATGCAATTAATAAGTTTATATTGGAAAAATAA
- a CDS encoding sigma-54 interaction domain-containing protein — protein MVENLLDHKKILECLLENLDEGIQIVDSTGKTIYYNQVMGKVEGINPNEVLGKRVNEYLSDVKEDTSTLMRVLKSGKKIVDLIQQYSNEYKKKVTTINTTVPVSYDGKNVAAIEISKDMTRLKELTEYIYKLQGNDTKVKKRFTFKDIITNSDKMKEVVKKAKRSSLSNSSVLIYAETGAGKEVMAQSIHYSGIRNNNPFIPINCAAIPAALLEGMMFGTVKGSFTGAENKKGLFEEANHGTILLDEINSMEPYLQSKLLRVLQDGYIRPIGSNKTIDIDVRIIATLNEEPEELVKLGKLRKDFYYRLSVIKLRIPPLRERKEDIPILANKFLKECNEIMGKNIERIHEDLMERFLKYSWPGNIRELRNVIESAVNMSDDTSVLNCNNFESKIFNKSISGLYEEFNIDNCEKIDLEKYIDTIEKNVIEKVLKKNNYNVSKTSRQLNISRQNLQYKLKKHNIKHEGE, from the coding sequence ATGGTAGAAAATTTATTAGACCATAAAAAAATTTTAGAATGTTTATTGGAAAATTTAGATGAAGGAATTCAAATTGTAGATTCTACAGGCAAAACTATATATTATAATCAGGTAATGGGTAAGGTAGAAGGAATAAATCCCAATGAAGTTTTAGGAAAGCGTGTTAATGAATATTTATCAGATGTAAAGGAAGATACATCAACTCTTATGAGGGTATTAAAAAGTGGAAAAAAAATTGTAGATTTAATTCAACAGTACAGTAATGAATATAAGAAAAAAGTTACGACCATAAATACCACTGTACCTGTGTCATATGATGGTAAAAATGTAGCAGCAATTGAAATATCTAAAGATATGACAAGGTTAAAAGAACTTACTGAATATATATATAAATTACAGGGAAATGATACAAAAGTTAAAAAAAGGTTTACCTTTAAAGATATAATTACCAATAGTGATAAGATGAAGGAAGTAGTGAAAAAAGCCAAAAGGTCCAGTCTGTCAAATTCATCAGTTTTAATTTATGCAGAGACAGGTGCAGGAAAAGAAGTAATGGCTCAAAGTATTCACTATAGTGGGATAAGAAATAATAACCCTTTTATACCTATTAATTGTGCTGCAATACCAGCAGCTTTACTTGAAGGAATGATGTTTGGAACGGTAAAAGGTAGTTTTACAGGGGCGGAAAATAAAAAAGGATTATTTGAAGAAGCAAATCATGGAACTATTCTGTTGGATGAAATTAATTCAATGGAGCCATATCTCCAATCTAAACTTTTAAGAGTACTTCAGGATGGATACATAAGACCAATTGGAAGCAATAAAACTATAGATATAGATGTAAGAATAATAGCTACATTAAATGAAGAACCTGAAGAACTTGTGAAGTTAGGAAAACTTAGAAAAGACTTCTATTATAGATTAAGTGTAATAAAATTAAGAATACCACCGCTAAGAGAGAGAAAAGAAGATATACCTATTTTAGCTAATAAATTTCTTAAAGAGTGTAATGAGATTATGGGCAAGAATATAGAAAGAATACATGAAGATTTAATGGAAAGGTTTTTAAAATATAGTTGGCCGGGAAATATAAGAGAACTTAGAAATGTAATTGAATCTGCTGTAAATATGTCAGATGACACTTCTGTTTTAAATTGTAACAATTTTGAATCTAAGATTTTTAATAAATCAATAAGTGGGCTGTATGAAGAGTTTAATATAGATAATTGTGAAAAAATTGATTTGGAAAAATATATAGATACTATAGAGAAAAATGTAATTGAAAAAGTGCTTAAAAAAAATAACTATAATGTAAGTAAAACTTCTAGGCAATTAAATATTTCAAGACAAAATTTACAGTATAAATTAAAAAAGCACAATATTAAGCATGAGGGAGAGTAG
- the ortA gene encoding 2-amino-4-oxopentanoate thiolase subunit OrtA: protein MIKKGTWVEVEEIVLIPEERAKNIPEETKKTPFKCWIRGNCLNDCKLGDEVDVETNVGRIARGKVVDVEPGYYHSFGKYVSELGAIGKQARDMIK from the coding sequence ATGATAAAAAAAGGTACATGGGTTGAGGTTGAGGAAATTGTATTGATACCAGAGGAGAGAGCTAAAAATATACCGGAAGAAACCAAAAAAACTCCTTTTAAATGCTGGATAAGAGGAAATTGCTTAAATGATTGTAAGTTAGGCGATGAAGTAGATGTTGAAACGAATGTAGGAAGAATAGCTCGAGGAAAGGTAGTAGATGTAGAACCTGGTTATTATCATTCTTTTGGAAAATATGTTAGCGAACTGGGGGCCATAGGAAAACAAGCCAGAGATATGATCAAGTAA